The genomic interval GTGGCCTTCGCCGTCGTGCTGGTGCTCAACGTCACCCGCCTCTGCATGATGAGCAGCCACCTGAAGAAGACCGAAAAGGCCATCAACGAGTTCTTCCGCACGGAGGGCGCTGAGAAGCTGCAGAAGGCCTTCGAGATCGCTAAGCGCATCCCAATCATCACCTCAGCCAAGACGCTGGAGCTGGCCAAGGTCACGCAGTTCAAGACAATGGAGTTCGCCCGCTACATCGAGGAGCTGGCACGCAGTGTGCCGCTGCCCCCACTCATCATGAACTGCAGGACCATCGTGGAGGAGCTCATGGAAGTGGTGGGCCTGGATGAGCATGGCCACCAGAACTTCGTGCGCCACACGCCTGAGGGCCAGGAGGCCGCAGCCGCCGACGGGGACGAGGTCTACACCATCCCCGACGCCGACTCTGATGCCTCGTCACTGCACGAGCAGCCCCAGCAGATCGCCATCGAGGTGTCTGTGCACCCCCCAGCCCACCGGGAGCCCTCAGACGACCGGGCCGCCGGGGCCCTCGAGGCCGGAGACGAGGAGGAGGACACCGAGCCGTCGGCCGAGCACTCCCCGGAGTCCGCGGCGCCCTCCACCGAGGTCACATCAGCAGCGCTGACCTCCGAGGAACCAACGCCCGTCGAGGTGCCGGACCACGTCCTGCCGCCTGGTCTGCTAGAGGCCGCGGAGCCAGCCAGGCCGCGGGACGGAAGCACCCATGTCGTCTATGAAAGCCATGTCTAACAGTGTACCCCCCAACCCTGAAGCTATGCACACCCCGAGATTCAGGGCCACCCCTCGGGACAGATGCAG from Bos mutus isolate GX-2022 chromosome 8, NWIPB_WYAK_1.1, whole genome shotgun sequence carries:
- the MFAP3L gene encoding LOW QUALITY PROTEIN: microfibrillar-associated protein 3-like (The sequence of the model RefSeq protein was modified relative to this genomic sequence to represent the inferred CDS: inserted 1 base in 1 codon), whose protein sequence is MPPASWLCLRKEQAKKMDGVKRLLPVCFLPPVPLLILVSTLATASSVTSSTLNGTNVAVGSAPVVIARTDHIIVKEGNSALINCSVXGLPEPQFKWYNSAGKLLSENEEDQGEVGGGKWQMHDGLLNITKVSFSDRGRYTCMASNVHGSVNNTVTLRVVFTSGDMGVYYMVVCLVAFAVVLVLNVTRLCMMSSHLKKTEKAINEFFRTEGAEKLQKAFEIAKRIPIITSAKTLELAKVTQFKTMEFARYIEELARSVPLPPLIMNCRTIVEELMEVVGLDEHGHQNFVRHTPEGQEAAAADGDEVYTIPDADSDASSLHEQPQQIAIEVSVHPPAHREPSDDRAAGALEAGDEEEDTEPSAEHSPESAAPSTEVTSAALTSEEPTPVEVPDHVLPPGLLEAAEPARPRDGSTHVVYESHV